In one window of Meiothermus sp. DNA:
- a CDS encoding ABC transporter permease yields the protein MLQLITNEACRNLILFRRYLGESVASLVVLMLVFYGLFLGTRYMAGPTAQFGDRLDAMVVGFVLWTLILSSFAGLAQNLAEEAQTGVMEQVFLSSYPPTVVFLARCVSSVGFILLVNGAVLAALILLTGARIVLPLAVIPPVITILMASYGLGFALASLALRFKRVTQLVNLGQFALLFLVMTPFEHWQSPVPGYVLPMAPGVGLTREVMAHGGSLDGSMMSAAALNGLVYLALGVWAFQVGIRKVKSQGLLSGY from the coding sequence ATGCTACAACTGATCACAAATGAGGCCTGCCGCAACCTGATCCTGTTCCGCCGCTACCTGGGTGAGTCTGTCGCCAGCCTGGTGGTGCTGATGCTGGTCTTCTACGGTCTCTTCTTGGGCACCCGCTACATGGCCGGGCCCACCGCCCAGTTCGGCGACCGGCTCGACGCCATGGTCGTCGGCTTCGTGCTGTGGACACTGATCCTGAGCTCGTTTGCGGGGCTGGCCCAGAACCTAGCGGAGGAGGCCCAGACGGGGGTGATGGAGCAGGTCTTCCTCTCCTCCTACCCGCCTACCGTGGTGTTCCTGGCCCGGTGTGTCTCCAGCGTTGGGTTCATCCTGCTGGTCAACGGGGCTGTGCTAGCCGCGCTCATCCTGCTGACCGGGGCCAGGATCGTCCTGCCGCTAGCGGTGATCCCCCCTGTCATCACAATCCTCATGGCTTCGTACGGGCTGGGGTTCGCCTTGGCCTCGCTGGCCCTGCGCTTCAAGCGCGTCACCCAGCTCGTGAACCTGGGGCAGTTCGCCCTTCTGTTCCTGGTCATGACCCCTTTCGAGCATTGGCAGAGCCCCGTTCCGGGGTACGTGCTTCCCATGGCACCCGGCGTCGGCCTGACCCGCGAGGTTATGGCACACGGGGGCAGCCTGGACGGCTCGATGATGTCGGCGGCAGCCCTTAACGGTCTGGTCTACCTGGCCCTGGGCGTCTGGGCGTTTCAGGTCGGGATCCGCAAAGTTAAGAGCCAGGGGCTGCTAAGCGGGTATTGA
- a CDS encoding GNAT family N-acetyltransferase, with amino-acid sequence MGAGTVAAGLETSRTSLRPISVGDADLVYATLQNPRVTRYLDQPPPSLEAARAMIEVMAAPETGRWWVVRARDGRALGSAGLNRLYTPGVGIVLDPAAWGHGLATEVLGAVVRYALEAMRLSRVEAQVHEDNVAARAVVERLGFTVRGLTHRFYPAEGRVRLTSVWGKSGENPAGAAGLQADPVTKAEVCKQLVLLPVQDIRATLGFYVGSLGFRLDFVQGDPPQYAAVSLGCWSSDVGRIHFFASPDAAVAGARPTVYLCLGDDLSSVYQRARENGAAVTRELLEIQAGTREFVLTDPDGYRVAFRDVL; translated from the coding sequence ATGGGAGCCGGTACCGTTGCAGCCGGGCTGGAGACGTCCCGGACGAGTCTGAGGCCGATCTCGGTCGGCGACGCCGACCTGGTGTATGCCACCCTTCAAAACCCCAGGGTCACCCGCTACCTGGATCAGCCGCCGCCGTCGCTCGAGGCGGCGCGGGCTATGATCGAGGTGATGGCTGCGCCTGAGACGGGCCGCTGGTGGGTTGTTCGCGCCCGAGACGGCCGGGCCCTCGGGTCCGCGGGGCTCAACAGGCTCTACACACCGGGCGTGGGCATCGTCCTGGATCCCGCGGCGTGGGGGCACGGGCTCGCCACGGAGGTACTCGGGGCGGTGGTGCGGTACGCGCTCGAGGCGATGAGGCTCAGCCGTGTCGAGGCCCAGGTGCATGAGGACAATGTCGCCGCGAGGGCAGTGGTTGAGCGCCTGGGATTCACGGTGCGGGGCCTAACGCACCGTTTCTACCCGGCCGAAGGCCGGGTGCGGCTTACGTCGGTGTGGGGCAAATCCGGGGAGAATCCTGCGGGCGCCGCGGGCCTCCAAGCCGATCCAGTGACGAAGGCCGAGGTCTGCAAGCAGCTTGTGCTGCTCCCGGTGCAGGACATCCGGGCCACGCTGGGCTTCTACGTCGGCAGCCTTGGCTTCCGACTCGACTTCGTCCAGGGCGACCCGCCGCAGTACGCTGCCGTCTCACTGGGGTGCTGGTCTTCCGATGTTGGACGCATACACTTTTTCGCCTCCCCTGATGCGGCTGTGGCAGGTGCACGGCCGACCGTGTACTTGTGCCTGGGGGATGACCTGAGCTCCGTGTACCAGAGGGCTCGAGAGAACGGTGCGGCGGTGACGCGCGAACTGTTGGAGATCCAAGCCGGCACGCGGGAGTTCGTGCTGACTGATCCAGACGGCTACAGGGTGGCCTTCCGAGACGTACTCTAG
- a CDS encoding ABC transporter ATP-binding protein produces MISERQASLGEVGQVVVRATDLWKTFRPGRRVIEAVRGVSLTVARGEVLAFLGPNGSGKSTTIRMMAGLMRPDSGKVEVLGVELSSGLRGSAGVGAVLEGNRNMYWRMTVGENLMYFGRLRGLSRREVRAESDRLLEQFGLAERRDDLAQQLSRGLQQRLAVALALLHRPSFLLLDEPTLGLDFESTEALKRIIHEVAGAGTAVLLATHQLDVAESLATRVSLIHRGRLVVDEKIQSLVARFSGDSFSLEVADELSPEQHGRLADLGALIHDNTITFRAEPATFWAVMDAVRPARVVRLEKSQADLMEIVLRLIEEHNATTDHK; encoded by the coding sequence ATGATCTCGGAGCGGCAGGCTAGCTTAGGCGAGGTCGGGCAGGTGGTGGTGCGGGCGACCGACCTGTGGAAGACTTTCCGGCCGGGCCGGCGCGTGATCGAGGCCGTGCGCGGGGTCTCGCTGACGGTGGCGCGGGGCGAGGTACTGGCCTTTCTCGGGCCCAACGGCTCGGGCAAGTCGACTACAATTCGGATGATGGCCGGGCTCATGCGCCCGGACTCCGGCAAGGTAGAGGTGCTTGGTGTTGAGCTGTCGTCTGGCCTGCGTGGCAGCGCGGGGGTCGGCGCGGTTCTCGAGGGCAACCGCAACATGTACTGGCGCATGACCGTCGGCGAGAACCTGATGTACTTCGGCCGGCTGCGGGGGCTCAGCCGCCGGGAGGTGCGCGCCGAAAGCGACCGCCTCCTCGAGCAGTTCGGGCTGGCCGAGCGACGCGATGACCTGGCCCAGCAGCTCTCGCGGGGCTTGCAACAGCGCCTCGCGGTCGCGCTGGCACTGCTGCACCGGCCCAGCTTCCTGCTGCTAGACGAGCCGACCCTGGGGCTCGACTTCGAGTCCACGGAGGCCCTTAAGCGCATCATCCATGAGGTCGCCGGGGCGGGCACGGCAGTGCTGCTGGCGACCCACCAGCTCGACGTAGCAGAGTCGCTGGCCACCAGGGTCTCCCTGATCCACCGGGGGCGGCTGGTTGTGGACGAGAAGATCCAAAGCCTCGTGGCTCGGTTCTCCGGCGACTCCTTCAGCCTCGAGGTTGCCGACGAGCTCTCGCCCGAACAGCACGGCCGGCTGGCGGATCTGGGGGCCCTGATCCACGACAACACCATCACCTTCCGGGCCGAGCCCGCGACGTTCTGGGCGGTTATGGACGCGGTGCGCCCTGCCCGCGTGGTGCGCTTAGAAAAGAGCCAGGCCGACCTGATGGAGATCGTTCTCAGGCTCATAGAGGAACACAATGCTACAACTGATCACAAATGA